Part of the Arthrobacter globiformis genome is shown below.
ATTCCTCAGCCTCCGATCGCACTCATACTGCGCTCTGGCTGCACAAACTCTTCGGTTCCGAGACCAGTCTGGTCCATGCCGTGCGCGCGGGGTTTCATCCACATGGCATCCTGCCAGCGCCGCACCAGTTCGTCGTCATGCGCACCGGTTCGCAAAGGCCCCAAGAGATCGAACTCGTCCCGGGAGAAGAGGCAGCTCATGACCTTCCCCTCAGCGGTAATGCGGGTTCGTCGGCAATCGGCACAGAAAGGTTCGCTGACGGACGCGATAATCCCCACGGTTCCCAAAACAGGTCCGGATGCCTCACCGGTAGCACCCTTCCGCCGTCGCACTTCAAACCGTTCGGCTGGCGCGCCGTCCCGCTGACGGCGATCCCGATCCAGGACAAAGTCTGCTGAGAGCAGGGCGCGGATTTCGAGGGCCGTAATCATCTCCCGTTCTGTCCATCCGCGTTGGGCATCCAACGGCATTTGTTCGATGAAGCGCAGTTCAAAGTTTCGCTCCAATGCCCATGCCAAGAGCCCCGGGGCTCCGTGGTCATTGATACCCCTCATCAGCACTGCGTTGATCTTGACCGGGCCTAGGCCAACGGCGCGGGCGGCTTCGACGCCGGCGAGAACCTGGCCGAGGAACGGGCGCCGGGTCAACTGCGTAAAGATTTCCTCATGCAGGGAGTCGAGGGAAACATTGACCCTGGTTAGCCCCGCCGCCTTGAGCGACTTCGCCTTCTTCTCAAGCCCGACGCCGTTGGTAGTCATGGAGATGGGGAGGCGGGGGTGGCGCTGCCGCAGTGCGGCGATAATATCCACGAGGTCTGGCCGGACCAGGGGTTCTCCGCCGGTGATTCGGAGTTCCCTCACGCCCAGACGCTCGACGCCGAGGCCGACGATTCTCTCAATCTCGCCCGCTGTCATGACGGCTTTTTTTGGCAGCCATTGCAAGCCTTCTGCCGGCATGCAGTAGGTGCAGCGAAGGTTACATTTGTCCGTGACCGACAGCCGCATGTCCGTTGCTTGACGGCCAAAGCGGTCCAGTAGTGCCGAGGGAAGTTCGGGCGGACGCGGATCCGGAGCGGTCCCCTGATAGTTGGTGAGGACGGGGCGCAATGCTGGGATACCTAGCTGAACGGTCATGGTTCAGGCTGATTCAGGGCGGTGGTCGCAGCCGCCGTCAGTGGATGCCAAGATCACTGTCAATGTACGAACCAGGGCGGTTTCCGTGGTCGTGCTGGCAACTGCAGTGACCATCCAGCTGTAGCCGAACGGTCACTGGACTGGATGATTCCAGTTGGATATCCACAGATTCCTTCCCGTTGCCGCTAACTCGAAGAGTATGTATTTGGTCGTTGCGCTGGGTCATGTAAAACCTTTCTAATGAGTTGGGGTGTGCCCAGGCGGCACGGGCTGCGGAGCCACATGCCACCACGGCGGGTTGGTGCATCGGTTTGATGGCCGGCATCTTGTCCCACATGGCCTCGAGTCAGTGGTGCGTTTATATCCCGGAAAGGCACGACGTGGATGGGGGAGCCCGCGGATCCATAGGGGGCAAGCGAAACGCCACGCCTGCATTCTCGGCCTTGTATTCTTGCCGTGAAAACGATCCCTGTTGCTGTCCGGCCTAGAGCAGGTGGAAGCGGCTAGGCATCGATCACCATATCGGTCCGCGCTGTGGAGCAGCAGGGCAGGAACTTGCCTGCATCGATTTCCCGTGCCCGGATCCCGCCCTGGTGGTTCATCTCGATCTCCCCGGAAAGTTTGACGATCTTGCAGGAGCCGCACATGCCTTCCTTGCAGTTCGCGCCGATCCTGACGCCCGCACGCTGGGCCGGACCCAGGATGTGCTCGGTGGGGTCGATGCGCACATTGATGCCGGTGCGCATGAAGGACAGGGTGAGGCTTCCCGTTCCGACCGTGTCGAAGCTCGAGGCGTCAGGGGTGGCAGCTTCTGGCCCCACGTCCGGACTGCCGTCGGGGGCTTCGGACGTGGGCGCGTCCGGGTCGACGGTTTCCAGCGGCAGCCCCGTGGCCTTCAGGGGTCCCTCGGCGTCGTAGCCGGGCTCGTAGAGCCCGAACGCTGTGGGCTGGCTTTCGTAGTAGTCCTCGGCGGAATCCGCGATTTCCTCGGCGATTTCCTCGGCAATGTCCACTGCAAGCGCGATCTCCGCCTGGTATTCAAGGATCGTCTGGCGGTCTCCCGTGAAGAATTCCATGTTGATGGAGGTGTCGTCGACCCCGATCTTCCCCAAGAGCTCGGTAGCGGTGTTCAGGTAACCCTCGGGGCCGCAGGCATAGACCTGGCGGCCGTTGGCATCGGGGGCAACGTCGTCGAGCATGGCCGCCGTCAGCCTTCCGCTGAGCCATTCCCACCCTTCGGGTTTACTGCGGTCGCCCAGGGCGTAGAAGACCTTGACTCGCGAGTCCACGGAGGCGATGTAGGCAAGCTCCTCGTGGAAGGCAAATCCTCCGGCCTCCGCTCCGTGGTAGAGCACCACGACATCGGCCGTTCCGGGCAGGGAGTGGATGGTCCGCAGCATCGACATGATGGGGGTGATGCCTGCGCCGGCGGCCAGCAAGAGGTACCGTGCCCGCCGGTCGGCATCGGGCAGGTGAAATGCCCCGACCGGTCCGAGCATCTCGAGGACGGTGCCGGGTGCGACGTTCTCGTGCACCCACGGTGAAACCAGTCCCGTGGGGTCGCATTTGACTGTGATGCTGAAGGTCCACGGCTCGGTGGGCGAACTGGACAGCGAGTAGCTGCGGTCCACCGGATCCTGGTCCTCGCCGTTCACGGGAAAGGCAACGTTCACGTACTGGCCCGCACGGAACGCCAGGGGCGCACCGTCGCAGCGGCGGAACACGAAGGTCATCATGCCGCCCGCCTCGGGAACGGTCTCGACACATTCGGCCATGAACTCCTGCGGATGCCAGGGGCCCAATGCGCGGGCGGCACCGGCGGGTCCCTCGGTGGTGCCCATCACCCTGTTCCACGGCATCTCCAGACCGCGAATGCGCTGTGGTTCCAGGATTGCCGCGACGGTGCCGAGTTCAATCATGCCAAGTGCTCCTGCACGCGCTGAACGTACCAGTTGATGAATGCCTCCACCTGGTACTCGCTCTTCATGTAAGGGCCGGGCTCGTAGGCGGGGCTGCCGGCGCCCGTCTGGCACAGCTCCACGAACGCCTTGTCCTGCAGATTGGTCTGCTTCCAGGTGTAGGTGAGTTTCTCCAGGTCATAGTCGACGCCTTCCTCGGCGTCGTCAGCTACCAGCCAGGTGGTGCGCACCAGGGACTGGTGTTCGTTGATGGGGAAAACGCCGAACGTGATGACGTGGTCGCTCTGGAAGTGGAACCAGCTGTTGGGCTGCAGGTGCATCGAGCAGCGGCCAAGGCGGAAGTCGGGCAAGTCGCCGAGCAGCTTCTTGGAGAGCCTGTGCCCATCGGGCGAGAACGATTCGCCGTCGCCGTCGAGCGATTCCCTGGAGATGCGGATTCCTGCGATGCGCGTGTCGAGTTCCTCCACCACCTCATAGGGAAGACCATAGCGGCGGCAACGCTCCTCGAGCGATGACTGTGCTTCCTTGTTGCGGTCCCACACTTCCTCCAGGTGGGCCGGGATGAGGCCCTCCGTCAGGCCCCAGGTGGGAAAGAGGGAACAGGCGAGTTCCGGGTGGCCGTCGCAGTGGTAGCACTCACGGTTGTTCTCCATGACGAGCTTCCAGTTGCCCTCCTCGACGATGTTCTGCTGGTAGGCGATTTTCGTCTTCGACAGATCGTGGGGCGCGAGGTAAGGCTCGAAGATCTTAGCGGTTTCGTCGAAATCCGCCGGCGGTTCGTCCGCAATGCAGACGAAGATGAGTCCGGCGACAACGCGGCTGTGGGCGCGCTTGAGGCCGAAGCAGCCCTTGTCGAACTTCGTTTCCCCCGGTGCCGAGGCGTGGATCAGATTGCCCTCCGGCGAGTATGTCCAGGAGTGGTATCCGCAGACCAGGTTTCCTGTTGACCCGGCGGGCTCAGTCAGGACGCGGGCGCCGCGGTGGCGGCATACGTTGTGCAGGACGTTCACGCCGCCGTCGTCATTGCGCAGCACGATCAGGGAGTAGGGTCCATAGTCAACGGTGACGTAGTCGCCAGCCTCCGGGAGTTCGGCGATGCTGGCGGCAAAAATCCAGTGCTGGCCAAAAATGGCTTCCATGTCGATCTTGAAAATCGTGGCATCGGTGTAGAAGGGCGCGTCGAGGGAATATCCCTTGCGCCGGAACTCGAACAGCTCGCTGATCTCCGCCAGCTGCTCTGCAGGCAAAGATGAAGCGAGTTTTCCGCGTGAATTGAGGGGCGCGTTCACTGAAGCAGTCATTGGGTGTCCTCCCGGAAGGGCTGGGGAAGTGTGGAATTCGTGGAGACCACGGAGTTGGTGGGTGCAACCGGCGTTGTCGCAAACGTTGTAGCGATGACATTAGTCACAAATCTTCTGCAATAAAAGCGTAAGATTTGATAGATAACAGTGCACAATGGGTGCATGATCGATTCAAGGCTCATCACACTTCGGGTCTTTGCCCGGTGTGGCACCGTGGGCGCAACTGCGGAGCTCATGGGTTATTCTCCCTCTGCCGTCTCCGCGCAATTGCGGGAGCTCCAGCGTGTGCTTGGGATGCAGCTGCTGACGAAGGACGGCCGGGGTGTGCGGCTGACCGCCACGGGCCGCTTTCTCGTGGCGGGCTCGGACACCCTCATTGCCGACTGGGAGAGCCTGCGCGCCGCTGCCATGGAGGCCGGCGACCAGGTCCAGTCTCGTTTTGGCCTCGGCGGATTCTCCACGGCGGCCGCCCAGTTGCTCGCGCCGCTGGCCGCCACCCTGCGCTCAACACGCCCCCTGGTAGAGGTGCAGGTACTCGAGGCCAACCCGGCCCGCTGCTTCGACTTGTTGGTTGCCGAGCGAATCGACCTCGCGGTCATCGTCGCCATGCAGTCCGACACCTATCTTGAGGACGATCCGCGCTTCGAGCAGACCGTCCTGCTCGACGATCCCCTGGACGTGATCATCCCCTCCGACCATCCGTTGGCATCACGGGAATCGGTGACGCTCGAAGAGCTGGCATCGGAACCCTGGATCACCGAGGCCGCCGGTTCCACCTACCATTCCCTGTTCACCGCAGCGTTCACGGCAGTCGGGGTGACGCCGCGGATTGCCCATGAGGCCGTTGAATGGGAAACCCAGATCGCCTTCGTTGGTGCCGGGCTGGGCGTGGGCCTGCTGCCGCGACTCGCACCCCTGCGTAGTGCCGAAAACGTGGTCCGACTGCGCATAACGGGCAAGGGGAAGCCCACACGCCGTATCGTCGCTGCAGTGCGCAGGGGCAGCATCACGTCGCCCCTGATCCAGGAGTCGCTCGGCATCCTGCAGGTCAGCGCCAATCGGATCCTCGCCGCCCGACCCGAAGACGATCTCTGAAATCGCATGGCCGCGAGTCGTTGTCGACGGACCAGCAGGCCCAGAAGGTGGCGACACGTCCGCGCGGCCGGGGCCTCGTCGAGCACTCGTGGCAACACGGCCAGACCGGTCCGGGCCGCAAGCGGTTCACACTCACTGAGCTGGGTCGGCAGGAATTCGAGGCTCAGGACGGCCTGGCGGAGAATGAACGAAGCTCTTAAGAGATCAGACGGCGCGACGGGAACAACCATGAGCTACGAGGAACGCAGGACTTCCAATCACCGAGTGCGTGGGCTGCCTGAGCCAGAAATAGCTGAAGCCTGGACGAAGTCCGGTCCCACGAGGCTGCCACAGGAACAGCCGCGGAAGCCGCATTCGGCACGGCCAAGGAGTATGCGAAGCAGCTCCCCAAGCCGAAGAGCCGGACGCGGGGGAAATACCATCACTGCAACCAGCACACCCTGGCTGCGGCTTATGTTCTGCTCGTGGTCGTCCTGGCGATTCTTAGGGTCGACATTCGTGAGCTCGTCGGTCTGGTCACGCTGTTGCCGGGCACAGGGTGTTGGTCCTGGCGGGCCTGCTGGCTGGATTCCCGACTGATTACTTCAGCCGGCGCAGCGCTCCACCACCCGCCAGTTGTGACTTTCTTTCCGCAACTTAGTACGCAGGCTCGCCGGATGTGACGAGGATGGTCCGCTAGCGATCAGAATGAGGTGCGGGTAGGTCCATGGAGGTGAGGGCGAGGTGCGGGCAACTAGGCGACGGGGTCCCGCTCGGGTTCGTTCCACCACTCGTCGGCCTTGTCCTGGCGTTGCCGGACCCATACCATCAAGCGCTCGATGTCGCCCTGGTGAAGCGGGTTTCGCCGGTTGCTGAGCCTCGTGTGATGCCGGATTCACGGCAGTAGCGCCGGAGTGCCGTCGTGGTCATCCCGAGCTCGGGCTACCTCCTCAGGGGTTCGGGACACGGGCACGATCAATTCATTAGTCATTCTGCCGATGCCAGTGCCCACCTGACGAGCCGGCGGCTCGTCAGAATGAACGGCGAGAATGAATGGAAGGGCTACCAGCATGTGAACTGCTGCCCGTGTCATACGAGGCGGAAGATTGCCTACAGTCTGGATGAGGCCGCTGCCCTAGTCGGATGCAGTACTACGCCCCTGCGGCGCCAAATCGAAAACAGCTAATTAGTAGCGTGCTACGTCAATTCGAAACCACTCATCGCCCATGAAGAATTGGTCCCATGGCTCAATAGCCTGCCGGCAGAGGCCCAGTAGCAGTTGGGACCTGTATCTCAACGACGAAACGCCCCGCCCTCCCTGGATGGAGGGCGGGGCGTTGGTGTTTGGCTTATGCGAGTACGCGGTCAGGGACCGTGATGGCGATGGCCCGGAGGCAGCGGTCAGTCCAGATCGAAGCGGTCAAGCTCCATGACCTTTACCCAGGCGGCCACGAAGTCGTTGACGAACTTCTCCCTGGCGTCGTCGCTGGCATAGACCTCAGACAGTGCCCGGAGCTGGGAGTTGGAACCGAAGACCAGGTCCACCGGCGTGGCCGTCCACTTCAGCTCGCCGGTGGCGACATCGTTGATCTCGTAGACGTTCTCCTCCGTCTCGGATGCCTTCCACTTGGTGCCGGGGGACAGGAGGTTGACGAAGAAGTCGTTCGTCAGGACCTGCGCCCTGTCCGTGAGGACGCCGTGGTTGGAGCCTCCGACGTTGGTGCCCAGGGCTCGCATGCCGCCGATGAGTGCTGTCATTTCCGGCGCAGAGAGGTCCAGCAGGTACGCCTTGTCCAGCAGGAGGGTCTCCGGCTGGAGCTTCTCGCCGGGGCGGACGTAGTTCCGGAATCCGTCCGCCCGCGGCTTCAGGTACTGGAACTGCTCGACGTCGGTCTGGTCCTGAGCCGCATCAGTGCGGCCTGGACGGAACGGCACAGTGACGGGGAACCCGGCGTCGCTCGCTGCCTTCTCCACCGCGGCACAGCCGCCAAGGACGATCAGGTCAGCGAGCGTAACCTTCTTGCCGTTGGCCTGGGCGGAGTTGAACTGCTGCTGCACCCTCTCGATGGACTGCAAAGCCGTTGACAGCTGCTCGGGCTCGTTGACCGCCCAGCCGCGCTGCGGCTCCAGCCGGATCCGTGCACCGTTGGCCCCGCCGCGCCTGTCGGTCTTGCGGTAGGTGGACGCGGCCGCCCATGCGGTGCCGGCAAGCTGGGAGACGGACAGGCCGGAGTCTAGGAGCGACGCCTTGAGGGACGCAATGTCCTGCTCATTGACCAGCTCGTGGTCCACTGCCGGGACCGGGTCCTGCCACAGCTGGGCTTCGGGGACCCACGGCCCGAGCATGTGCGGGCCGACAGGTCCCATGTCGCGGTGCAGCAGCTTGTACCAGGCCTTGGCGAAGGCGAGCTGGAACTCGTCCGGGTTCTTCAGGAAGCGCCGGCCGATCTCCGCATAGATCGGGTCGAAGCGCAGCGACAGGTCCGTGGTCAGCATGGTGGGCCGGTGCTTTTTCTCGGGGTCGTGCGCGTCCGGGATGATTTCCGGGGCGTCCTTGGCAACCCACTGGTGGGCGCCGGCTGGGCTCTTGACCAGCTCCCACTCGTATTCGAACAGGATCTCCAGGAAGCGGTTGCTCCACTGGGTGGGCCGGTCCGTCCAGGTGACTTCGAGTCCGGAGGTGATCGTGTCACCGCCCTTGCCGCTGCCGTAGGTGCTGAGCCAGCCCAAGCCCTGTGCTTCGAGGTCGGCGGCCTCCGGCTCGGGGCCCACGTGCGCATCGGCATCTCCGGCGCCGTGGGTTTTGCCGAACGTGTGACCGCCGGCGATCAGTGCGAAGGTCTCCTCGTCGTTCATGGCCATCCGCTTGAAGGTCTCGCGGATGAACGCTGCCGCCAGCTTGGGATCCGGGTTGCCCATGGGCCCCTCGGGGTTGACGTAGATCAGGCCCATCTCCGTGGAGCCCACTTCCTCCGACATCTGGCCTTCGCCGATGTAGCGTTCGTCGCCGAGCCACGTGTCTTCAGGGCCCCAGAAAATCTCTTCGGGCTCCCAGACATCCTCCCGGCCGAAGGCGAAGCCAAAGGTCTTAAAGCCCATGGACTCGAGAGCCACGTTGCCCGCGAGGACCAGCAGATCGGCCCAGGAGAGCTTCTGGCCGTACTTCTGCTTGACCGGCCACAGCAGCCGCCGGGCCTTGTCCAGGTTCGCGTTGTCCGGCCAGCTGTTCAGCGGGGCAAAGCGCTGGCTGCCGTCGCCTGCACCACCGCGGCCATCGTGGACACGGTAGGTGCCGGCGGCGTGCCAGCTCAGCCGGATCATTAGGCCGCCGTAGTGGCCGAAGTCCGCCGGCCACCAATCCTGGGACGTGGTGAGGACCTCGGTGATGTCCTGCTTGAGGGCCTCGACGTCGAGCTTCTGGAACTCCTCCGAGTAGCTGAACGTGGGGCCTAGCGGGTTACCCGCGGGATTGTGTGAGTGGAGCACCGAGAGGTCCAGCTGGTTGGGCCACCAGTCCGAGACGGTCCGCGGCCGGTGCCCCTTGGGCTGCGGCGAGTCAATGGCCGGGTTCTCACTCTCGCTGCCGTGCGAGGTCACGCTTCCGTGCGCCACCGGGCAGCCGCCCTCAACCTTGCTGTCCAGGCCTTGGGCGCTGCCCGGGGTGGGGACCGGAGGGTGTTCCTGTCGATCAGTCATGTGCTTCCTTCCATAGGCCGAGGCCGTGTGTTCTTGGTCGTGTGCTGGAACATGGAGCTAACCT
Proteins encoded:
- the moaA gene encoding GTP 3',8-cyclase MoaA — its product is MTVQLGIPALRPVLTNYQGTAPDPRPPELPSALLDRFGRQATDMRLSVTDKCNLRCTYCMPAEGLQWLPKKAVMTAGEIERIVGLGVERLGVRELRITGGEPLVRPDLVDIIAALRQRHPRLPISMTTNGVGLEKKAKSLKAAGLTRVNVSLDSLHEEIFTQLTRRPFLGQVLAGVEAARAVGLGPVKINAVLMRGINDHGAPGLLAWALERNFELRFIEQMPLDAQRGWTEREMITALEIRALLSADFVLDRDRRQRDGAPAERFEVRRRKGATGEASGPVLGTVGIIASVSEPFCADCRRTRITAEGKVMSCLFSRDEFDLLGPLRTGAHDDELVRRWQDAMWMKPRAHGMDQTGLGTEEFVQPERSMSAIGG
- a CDS encoding ferredoxin reductase, which gives rise to MIELGTVAAILEPQRIRGLEMPWNRVMGTTEGPAGAARALGPWHPQEFMAECVETVPEAGGMMTFVFRRCDGAPLAFRAGQYVNVAFPVNGEDQDPVDRSYSLSSSPTEPWTFSITVKCDPTGLVSPWVHENVAPGTVLEMLGPVGAFHLPDADRRARYLLLAAGAGITPIMSMLRTIHSLPGTADVVVLYHGAEAGGFAFHEELAYIASVDSRVKVFYALGDRSKPEGWEWLSGRLTAAMLDDVAPDANGRQVYACGPEGYLNTATELLGKIGVDDTSINMEFFTGDRQTILEYQAEIALAVDIAEEIAEEIADSAEDYYESQPTAFGLYEPGYDAEGPLKATGLPLETVDPDAPTSEAPDGSPDVGPEAATPDASSFDTVGTGSLTLSFMRTGINVRIDPTEHILGPAQRAGVRIGANCKEGMCGSCKIVKLSGEIEMNHQGGIRAREIDAGKFLPCCSTARTDMVIDA
- a CDS encoding aromatic ring-hydroxylating oxygenase subunit alpha — its product is MTASVNAPLNSRGKLASSLPAEQLAEISELFEFRRKGYSLDAPFYTDATIFKIDMEAIFGQHWIFAASIAELPEAGDYVTVDYGPYSLIVLRNDDGGVNVLHNVCRHRGARVLTEPAGSTGNLVCGYHSWTYSPEGNLIHASAPGETKFDKGCFGLKRAHSRVVAGLIFVCIADEPPADFDETAKIFEPYLAPHDLSKTKIAYQQNIVEEGNWKLVMENNRECYHCDGHPELACSLFPTWGLTEGLIPAHLEEVWDRNKEAQSSLEERCRRYGLPYEVVEELDTRIAGIRISRESLDGDGESFSPDGHRLSKKLLGDLPDFRLGRCSMHLQPNSWFHFQSDHVITFGVFPINEHQSLVRTTWLVADDAEEGVDYDLEKLTYTWKQTNLQDKAFVELCQTGAGSPAYEPGPYMKSEYQVEAFINWYVQRVQEHLA
- a CDS encoding LysR family transcriptional regulator, encoding MIDSRLITLRVFARCGTVGATAELMGYSPSAVSAQLRELQRVLGMQLLTKDGRGVRLTATGRFLVAGSDTLIADWESLRAAAMEAGDQVQSRFGLGGFSTAAAQLLAPLAATLRSTRPLVEVQVLEANPARCFDLLVAERIDLAVIVAMQSDTYLEDDPRFEQTVLLDDPLDVIIPSDHPLASRESVTLEELASEPWITEAAGSTYHSLFTAAFTAVGVTPRIAHEAVEWETQIAFVGAGLGVGLLPRLAPLRSAENVVRLRITGKGKPTRRIVAAVRRGSITSPLIQESLGILQVSANRILAARPEDDL
- the katG gene encoding catalase/peroxidase HPI is translated as MTDRQEHPPVPTPGSAQGLDSKVEGGCPVAHGSVTSHGSESENPAIDSPQPKGHRPRTVSDWWPNQLDLSVLHSHNPAGNPLGPTFSYSEEFQKLDVEALKQDITEVLTTSQDWWPADFGHYGGLMIRLSWHAAGTYRVHDGRGGAGDGSQRFAPLNSWPDNANLDKARRLLWPVKQKYGQKLSWADLLVLAGNVALESMGFKTFGFAFGREDVWEPEEIFWGPEDTWLGDERYIGEGQMSEEVGSTEMGLIYVNPEGPMGNPDPKLAAAFIRETFKRMAMNDEETFALIAGGHTFGKTHGAGDADAHVGPEPEAADLEAQGLGWLSTYGSGKGGDTITSGLEVTWTDRPTQWSNRFLEILFEYEWELVKSPAGAHQWVAKDAPEIIPDAHDPEKKHRPTMLTTDLSLRFDPIYAEIGRRFLKNPDEFQLAFAKAWYKLLHRDMGPVGPHMLGPWVPEAQLWQDPVPAVDHELVNEQDIASLKASLLDSGLSVSQLAGTAWAAASTYRKTDRRGGANGARIRLEPQRGWAVNEPEQLSTALQSIERVQQQFNSAQANGKKVTLADLIVLGGCAAVEKAASDAGFPVTVPFRPGRTDAAQDQTDVEQFQYLKPRADGFRNYVRPGEKLQPETLLLDKAYLLDLSAPEMTALIGGMRALGTNVGGSNHGVLTDRAQVLTNDFFVNLLSPGTKWKASETEENVYEINDVATGELKWTATPVDLVFGSNSQLRALSEVYASDDAREKFVNDFVAAWVKVMELDRFDLD